From Nymphaea colorata isolate Beijing-Zhang1983 chromosome 6, ASM883128v2, whole genome shotgun sequence, a single genomic window includes:
- the LOC116256844 gene encoding uncharacterized protein LOC116256844, giving the protein MATRSDVSVGEGVVAKKQNRGPPLKFLAPLIYAPILPLIRIGLRRNPVVRDRLFTAVLAGGFLHGFYLVTDLYDVESKS; this is encoded by the exons ATGGCGACCCGTTCGGATGTCTCTGTTGg AGAAGGAGTAGTCGCGAAGAAGCAGAACAGGGGACCACCTTTGAAGTTCCTTGCGCCCCTGATTTATGCACCCATTCTTCCACTCA TTAGGATAGGACTTCGGAGGAACCCGGTCGTTCGGGATCGATTGTTCACGGCTGTTCTGGCAGGGGGGTTTCTTCATGGTTTTTACTTAGT AACCGATCTGTATGATGTGGAGAGCAAATCATAA